A stretch of Kyrpidia spormannii DNA encodes these proteins:
- the purF gene encoding amidophosphoribosyltransferase, whose protein sequence is MNGEWGDAWPDAGSGRHWHEECGVFGAWGCDHAAQLTYYALYALQHRGQESAGIATVDGGEMFHHRGLGLVAEVFGPEDLERLAGKAAVGHVRYSTTGANKLVNAQPMVFDVHGGPLALGHNGNLVNAGVLRRELEDQGSIFQSTSDTEVVAHLIARHRGGSLVDAIVDSLRTVQGAYAFVFLTPDGLVAARDPQGLRPMALGRFGSGWVVASETCAFDTIGAEFVRDIEPGELLVINGGGVQPVRFAEAARKALCTFEYIYFARPDSDIDGRNVHLVRKAMGKRLAEEAPTEADVVIGVPDSSISAAVGYAEAAGIPYEMGLIKNKYIGRTFIQPSQALRERGVRLKLNPVRKVVEGKRVVMVDDSIVRGTTSRRIVQMLRDAGAREVHVRISSPPVRFPCYYGIDTSAREELLAARLSVEEMTRAIGADSLAFLSEDGMLQALGAGPEAEGRGQGGPGDTFCNACFHGWYPTRLYDDLGKHVMEMAAHRGGYS, encoded by the coding sequence GTGAATGGAGAGTGGGGGGACGCTTGGCCGGATGCGGGGTCTGGCCGGCACTGGCACGAAGAATGTGGCGTCTTCGGCGCTTGGGGGTGCGACCACGCCGCACAGCTCACCTACTACGCCCTGTACGCCCTCCAGCACCGAGGCCAGGAGAGCGCCGGGATTGCCACGGTGGACGGCGGGGAAATGTTTCACCACCGGGGACTGGGACTGGTGGCCGAGGTGTTTGGCCCGGAGGATTTGGAGCGCCTGGCGGGAAAGGCGGCGGTTGGCCACGTCCGCTATTCGACCACGGGCGCCAACAAACTGGTGAACGCCCAGCCCATGGTGTTTGACGTGCACGGCGGTCCCCTGGCCCTGGGGCACAACGGAAACCTGGTGAACGCCGGGGTGTTGCGCCGTGAGCTCGAAGACCAAGGGAGTATATTCCAGTCCACCAGCGATACGGAAGTGGTGGCCCACCTCATCGCCCGGCACCGGGGCGGGTCGTTGGTGGACGCCATTGTGGACAGCCTGCGCACGGTACAGGGCGCTTACGCCTTTGTCTTTCTCACCCCGGACGGACTCGTGGCCGCCCGGGATCCCCAGGGGCTCCGCCCCATGGCCCTGGGACGTTTCGGTTCGGGTTGGGTGGTGGCGTCGGAAACTTGCGCCTTTGATACCATCGGTGCCGAATTCGTTCGGGATATCGAGCCGGGGGAACTGCTCGTCATCAACGGGGGTGGCGTGCAGCCCGTTCGGTTCGCCGAGGCGGCCCGAAAGGCCCTCTGTACCTTTGAATATATCTATTTTGCCCGGCCGGACAGCGACATCGACGGCCGCAACGTGCACCTGGTGCGCAAAGCCATGGGGAAGCGACTGGCGGAGGAAGCGCCGACGGAAGCTGATGTGGTGATCGGGGTGCCGGATTCGAGCATTTCGGCGGCGGTGGGTTACGCGGAAGCCGCGGGAATTCCTTATGAGATGGGTCTCATCAAGAATAAATATATCGGCCGGACCTTTATCCAACCTTCCCAAGCCCTTCGGGAGCGCGGGGTGCGTCTAAAATTAAATCCCGTGCGCAAGGTGGTGGAGGGGAAACGGGTGGTGATGGTGGACGACTCCATCGTCCGGGGCACCACCTCCCGCCGCATTGTCCAAATGCTCCGGGACGCCGGGGCCAGGGAGGTTCACGTGCGAATCTCTTCCCCGCCGGTGCGGTTCCCCTGCTATTACGGCATTGATACCTCGGCCCGGGAGGAATTGTTGGCGGCCCGGTTGTCCGTGGAGGAGATGACCCGGGCGATCGGGGCGGATAGCCTGGCTTTTTTGTCTGAAGATGGAATGCTTCAGGCCCTCGGAGCCGGGCCGGAAGCGGAGGGACGCGGTCAGGGGGGACCCGGGGATACGTTTTGTAATGCGTGTTTTCACGGGTGGTACCCGACCCGGTTGTATGACGATCTGGGGAAACATGTCATGGAGATGGCCGCCCATCGGGGAGGGTATTCATGA
- the purL gene encoding phosphoribosylformylglycinamidine synthase subunit PurL: MSKDPTAQQIEAEALYRDLGMTDVEYRRATELLGRRPNWVELGLFSVMWSEHCSYKSSRRVLRRFPTEGPQVLQGPGENAGVVDIGDGLAVAFKMESHNHPSAIEPYQGAATGVGGIIRDIFTMGARPIALLDSLRFGPPDDPRQRYLLREVVAGIAGYGNAIGIPTVGGEVKFAESYRENPLVNAMCVGLMRHEDLARGTASGVGNPVMVVGAKTGRDGIHGATFASAEDPLEKERSAVQVGDPFMEKLLVEACLELIATGGVVGIQDMGAAGLTSSSAEMASRAGSGLDIDVALVPRRETGMTPYEVMLSESQERMLVVMERGKEGVAEQIFRKWGLEATVIGRVTDDGMLRIREEGRVVAEVPVPALVDEAPMYVRPAREPEELAGLRAWRWEDVPRPERLDEVLLTLVGSPDLADKEWVWRQYDHMVQASTAVRPGADAAVIWIRGTRKGVALCTDGQGRYVRLNPLVGGMHAVAEAARNLVCVGARPLAITDCLNFGNPEKPEVFYQFEQAVEGMSQACEVLKTPVVSGNVSFYNESKGVDIDPTPVVGAVGLVEDIDQICTPAWRAGLTVVLLGPGAPAPGMEGAWLGGSEYLLRVHRRLAGDAPPLDLEMERRVQHVCLEAIRQGLAAAAHDVSEGGLAVALAEMAMAGGVGAEIDLGSLSGGPAAKAEAKTPGAGGEQVAGSDSQGEIRPPVRADVLLFGEAGSRIVLGVEPEKVEAVKALAAGAGVPLAVLGTTGGDRLAIRVADGAGEERVDVAVARLSEVWKGAIPWALAENRGAASSV; this comes from the coding sequence TTGTCTAAGGATCCGACGGCACAGCAGATCGAAGCCGAGGCCCTCTACCGGGATCTCGGCATGACCGATGTGGAATACCGCCGGGCCACGGAGCTGCTCGGGCGGCGGCCGAACTGGGTGGAGCTGGGCCTCTTCTCGGTGATGTGGTCGGAGCACTGCAGTTATAAAAGTTCCCGCCGGGTGTTGCGGCGGTTTCCCACGGAAGGGCCCCAGGTCTTGCAGGGCCCCGGGGAGAACGCCGGGGTGGTGGATATCGGGGACGGGCTGGCGGTGGCCTTCAAAATGGAGTCGCACAACCACCCCTCGGCCATTGAGCCGTATCAAGGGGCGGCCACCGGGGTCGGCGGCATCATCCGGGATATTTTCACCATGGGAGCTCGGCCCATTGCCCTTCTGGACAGTTTGCGCTTTGGGCCGCCGGATGATCCCCGCCAGCGGTACCTGCTCCGGGAGGTGGTGGCGGGGATTGCCGGGTACGGCAATGCCATCGGCATTCCCACCGTGGGCGGGGAGGTGAAATTCGCCGAGAGCTACCGGGAGAATCCGCTGGTCAACGCTATGTGCGTGGGGCTGATGCGCCACGAAGATCTGGCCCGGGGGACCGCTTCCGGAGTGGGCAATCCGGTGATGGTGGTGGGGGCGAAGACCGGCCGGGACGGCATTCACGGCGCGACCTTCGCTTCGGCGGAGGATCCATTGGAGAAGGAGCGCTCGGCGGTTCAAGTCGGCGACCCCTTTATGGAGAAACTATTGGTGGAAGCATGTCTGGAGCTGATCGCCACCGGTGGAGTGGTGGGGATCCAGGACATGGGTGCCGCCGGGCTGACTTCCTCCAGCGCCGAGATGGCCAGCCGGGCAGGGAGCGGACTGGATATCGACGTGGCGTTGGTTCCCCGCCGGGAGACGGGGATGACCCCTTATGAAGTGATGCTCTCTGAGTCCCAGGAGCGGATGCTCGTCGTCATGGAGCGGGGCAAAGAGGGCGTGGCCGAACAGATTTTTCGAAAATGGGGCCTGGAGGCGACGGTGATCGGCCGGGTGACGGATGACGGGATGCTCCGTATCCGGGAAGAAGGCCGGGTGGTGGCGGAGGTGCCGGTGCCCGCCCTGGTGGACGAGGCGCCGATGTACGTGCGGCCGGCCCGGGAGCCGGAGGAACTGGCGGGGCTTCGGGCCTGGCGCTGGGAGGACGTGCCGCGGCCCGAGCGGCTGGACGAGGTGCTGCTGACTCTGGTGGGGTCGCCGGATTTGGCGGACAAGGAATGGGTGTGGCGGCAATACGACCACATGGTGCAGGCGTCCACGGCGGTGCGGCCCGGGGCGGATGCGGCGGTGATCTGGATCCGGGGGACGCGCAAAGGCGTGGCGCTGTGCACCGACGGCCAAGGGCGGTATGTGCGCCTGAACCCCTTGGTGGGCGGGATGCACGCCGTGGCCGAAGCGGCTCGGAATCTCGTGTGTGTCGGAGCGAGGCCCCTGGCCATCACCGACTGTTTGAACTTCGGCAACCCGGAAAAGCCCGAGGTGTTTTACCAGTTCGAGCAGGCGGTGGAGGGGATGAGCCAGGCCTGCGAAGTCCTGAAAACGCCGGTGGTGAGCGGGAATGTCAGCTTTTATAATGAAAGCAAAGGTGTTGACATTGACCCGACCCCCGTTGTGGGGGCGGTGGGGCTGGTGGAAGACATTGATCAGATTTGCACCCCGGCCTGGAGGGCGGGGCTGACGGTGGTTCTGTTGGGCCCCGGTGCGCCGGCTCCAGGGATGGAGGGGGCGTGGCTCGGCGGGAGTGAGTACCTGCTGCGGGTGCACCGCCGGCTGGCCGGGGACGCGCCGCCCCTGGATCTGGAGATGGAGCGGCGGGTGCAGCACGTGTGCCTGGAGGCTATCAGGCAGGGCTTGGCGGCGGCCGCCCACGATGTGTCCGAAGGGGGCCTTGCGGTGGCCCTGGCCGAGATGGCGATGGCCGGCGGGGTCGGGGCGGAGATCGACCTGGGTTCACTGTCCGGCGGGCCGGCGGCGAAGGCGGAGGCCAAGACGCCGGGAGCGGGCGGCGAACAGGTTGCGGGGAGCGATTCGCAGGGTGAAATCCGGCCCCCGGTTCGGGCGGATGTTCTCTTGTTCGGCGAGGCCGGTTCCCGGATCGTGCTCGGGGTGGAACCGGAGAAGGTGGAAGCTGTGAAAGCCCTGGCTGCCGGAGCGGGCGTTCCCTTGGCGGTGCTCGGGACCACCGGCGGCGACCGGCTCGCGATCCGGGTGGCGGACGGGGCCGGGGAGGAACGGGTGGATGTGGCGGTGGCGCGGCTGAGTGAGGTCTGGAAGGGGGCGATCCCGTGGGCGCTAGCGGAGAACCGGGGCGCGGCGTCATCGGTGTGA
- the purD gene encoding phosphoribosylamine--glycine ligase — protein MKILVVGGGGREHALVWKLAQSPRRPEILCAPGNPGTAEWGRNVPVGAEDVEGLLALAERERVDLTVVGPEAPLLAGLADRFREAGLRIFGPSRAAAEIEGSKGYAKALMTRVGIPTARYAAFDSYEEALRYLRSRGAPVVVKADGLAAGKGVVVARTVEEAEAALRSMMVDGVFGESGRRVVLEEMLEGREATVMAFVSGETVVPMVPAQDHKPVFDGNRGPNTGGMGTYSPVPWIDEDTMTRVESKILRPVARALVEDGRPFYGVLYAGLMLTAEGPKVIEFNARFGDPEAQVVLPRLETDLLDVLEAVLDGTLDRIEVRWSPQAAVCVILTAAGYPGSYRKGDSITGLDEDGSLQRGDQNEALIFHAGTARADDGSLVTAGGRVLGVTGLGNSLADARRAAYATVGHIRFQGMHHRTDIAAQAADLA, from the coding sequence ATGAAAATCCTCGTGGTAGGCGGAGGTGGGCGGGAGCACGCCCTGGTGTGGAAGCTCGCCCAGAGTCCCCGGAGGCCGGAGATTTTGTGTGCCCCGGGGAATCCCGGCACTGCCGAATGGGGCCGGAATGTGCCGGTGGGGGCGGAGGATGTGGAGGGGTTGTTGGCGTTGGCGGAGCGGGAGAGGGTCGATCTGACGGTGGTCGGTCCCGAGGCTCCGCTCCTGGCCGGGCTTGCCGATCGGTTTCGAGAGGCGGGGCTGCGCATCTTTGGACCGAGCCGGGCGGCGGCGGAGATCGAAGGATCAAAGGGTTATGCGAAGGCGCTGATGACCCGGGTGGGGATTCCCACAGCCCGGTACGCGGCGTTTGATTCCTACGAGGAGGCGCTGAGGTATCTTCGGAGCCGCGGGGCTCCGGTGGTGGTGAAAGCAGACGGCCTGGCGGCGGGCAAAGGCGTGGTGGTGGCCCGGACGGTGGAGGAAGCCGAGGCGGCGCTCCGGTCGATGATGGTGGATGGCGTGTTTGGCGAGAGCGGCCGGCGGGTGGTGTTGGAAGAGATGTTGGAGGGCCGGGAGGCCACGGTGATGGCTTTCGTCAGTGGGGAGACGGTGGTGCCCATGGTCCCGGCCCAGGATCACAAGCCGGTGTTTGACGGCAATCGCGGGCCCAATACCGGGGGGATGGGGACCTATTCACCGGTGCCGTGGATAGATGAGGACACCATGACCCGGGTGGAGAGCAAGATCCTAAGGCCGGTGGCCCGGGCTTTGGTTGAGGACGGGCGGCCCTTTTACGGGGTACTTTATGCCGGGCTCATGCTCACCGCCGAAGGTCCGAAGGTGATCGAGTTCAATGCCCGTTTCGGGGACCCGGAAGCCCAGGTGGTGCTGCCCCGCCTGGAGACCGACTTGTTGGATGTACTCGAGGCGGTGTTGGACGGAACCTTGGACCGCATTGAGGTGAGATGGTCCCCCCAGGCCGCGGTTTGTGTGATCTTGACAGCGGCAGGGTATCCGGGGTCGTATCGCAAAGGGGACTCGATCACCGGACTGGATGAGGACGGCTCCTTGCAACGAGGCGACCAAAACGAGGCGCTGATCTTCCACGCCGGAACCGCCCGGGCGGACGACGGCAGCCTGGTGACGGCCGGGGGACGGGTGCTCGGTGTGACGGGACTCGGCAACAGTCTTGCCGATGCCCGAAGGGCTGCCTATGCCACGGTAGGACACATTCGGTTTCAAGGAATGCATCACCGGACCGATATCGCCGCACAAGCCGCGGACTTAGCGTGA
- the purQ gene encoding phosphoribosylformylglycinamidine synthase subunit PurQ codes for MRVAVVQFPGSNCDMDTVMALRDVTGAEPDLVWHGRRDLSDYGAIFLPGGFSYGDYLRAGAIARFAEAMDGVRKAAEDGRLVIGICNGFQILLEAGLLPGAMLHNDHLQFRCAIVPVRVERTDTPFTSKYAPGQVLRLPIAHGEGNYYADDETLEALERNRQVVFRYAGENPNGSRHDIAGIVNEAGNVLGMMPHPERAVHRLLGSEDGRAMIEAIWQAGRERQLV; via the coding sequence GTGCGGGTGGCGGTGGTGCAGTTCCCCGGGTCGAACTGTGACATGGACACGGTGATGGCCCTCCGGGATGTGACCGGAGCCGAGCCGGATCTGGTGTGGCACGGGCGGCGGGATCTGTCCGATTACGGGGCGATTTTTCTGCCCGGGGGGTTTTCCTATGGAGATTATCTGCGGGCCGGGGCCATCGCCCGGTTTGCCGAGGCGATGGACGGGGTGCGAAAAGCGGCGGAAGACGGGCGGCTGGTGATCGGGATTTGCAACGGGTTTCAAATCCTTCTGGAGGCGGGGCTTTTGCCCGGGGCGATGTTGCACAATGACCATCTGCAGTTTCGCTGTGCCATCGTGCCGGTGCGGGTGGAGCGAACGGACACGCCATTTACGTCAAAATACGCGCCCGGCCAGGTGCTCAGGCTGCCCATTGCCCACGGCGAAGGGAATTATTACGCCGATGACGAGACCTTGGAGGCTCTGGAGCGAAATCGTCAGGTGGTGTTTCGGTATGCCGGGGAGAACCCGAACGGCTCGCGCCACGACATCGCCGGGATTGTCAACGAGGCGGGCAATGTGCTGGGGATGATGCCCCACCCCGAGCGGGCGGTGCACCGGTTGTTGGGCTCCGAAGACGGCCGGGCGATGATCGAGGCGATTTGGCAGGCGGGGAGGGAACGACAGCTTGTCTAA
- the purN gene encoding phosphoribosylglycinamide formyltransferase, with amino-acid sequence MTGLAPVNLAVFASGTGSNLQRLLDLSRLDELGGGKVVLVVSDKPGCRALERAEAAGVATFAFYPKAYPDKPAYEREILDRLREHRIDWIVLAGYMRLVGEVLLQAYGGRIINLHPSLLPNFPGKDAIGQALAAGVSRTGVTVHFVDEGMDTGPAIAQEAVPVDPGDDTDSLAVKIHAVEHRLLPEVVRALCRGEVWLENGQVHWRPQASGGRGICGAGVPGRQDQERSRRECAGH; translated from the coding sequence ATGACGGGACTGGCGCCGGTCAACCTGGCGGTGTTCGCGTCGGGCACGGGTTCCAATCTCCAGCGCCTCTTGGATTTGAGCCGGCTGGACGAACTCGGTGGGGGCAAGGTGGTGCTGGTGGTGTCGGACAAGCCGGGTTGCCGGGCGCTGGAGAGGGCCGAGGCGGCCGGCGTCGCGACTTTTGCCTTTTACCCCAAGGCCTATCCGGACAAGCCCGCCTATGAGCGGGAGATCCTGGATCGGCTCCGGGAGCACCGGATCGACTGGATTGTTCTCGCCGGGTACATGCGCCTGGTGGGTGAGGTGCTGCTTCAGGCGTATGGTGGGCGGATCATCAACCTCCACCCGTCGTTGTTGCCGAATTTTCCCGGAAAAGACGCCATTGGCCAGGCGCTGGCCGCCGGGGTGTCCCGGACCGGCGTCACCGTTCATTTTGTGGACGAGGGCATGGATACCGGCCCGGCCATCGCCCAGGAGGCGGTGCCGGTTGACCCCGGGGATGACACGGACTCGCTGGCTGTGAAAATCCACGCGGTGGAGCACCGGCTGCTCCCGGAGGTGGTCCGGGCGTTGTGCCGGGGGGAGGTTTGGCTTGAAAATGGCCAAGTGCACTGGCGCCCACAGGCCTCTGGCGGGCGGGGGATCTGCGGCGCGGGGGTCCCGGGCCGACAGGATCAAGAAAGGAGTCGCAGAGAATGCGCAGGGCACTGA
- the purC gene encoding phosphoribosylaminoimidazolesuccinocarboxamide synthase, with protein MEKRDMLYEGKAKKVFKTDDPNLYVIEYKDDATAFNGQKRDQIAGKGELNNKISALFFELLRSKGLDSHYVKRLSDREQLVRRVTIIPLEVVVRNIAAGSLAKRLGWEEGRELPRPVVEFYYKSDELGDPLINESHIAVLGVATPEQLDDITTQALKINEILTAYLRARNILLVDFKLEFGLDAEGRVLLADEISPDTCRFWDATTREKLDKDRFRRDLGGVEEAYEEVLHRLGGQ; from the coding sequence ATGGAGAAGCGGGACATGTTGTACGAGGGCAAAGCGAAGAAAGTTTTCAAGACGGATGATCCCAATTTGTACGTCATTGAATACAAAGACGACGCCACGGCGTTCAACGGGCAAAAACGCGATCAGATCGCCGGCAAGGGCGAGTTGAACAACAAGATCAGCGCCTTGTTTTTCGAACTTCTGCGATCCAAGGGACTGGACAGCCATTACGTGAAGCGCCTGTCGGACCGGGAACAGCTGGTTCGCCGGGTGACGATCATCCCCTTGGAAGTGGTGGTGCGGAACATCGCCGCGGGCAGCCTGGCCAAGCGACTGGGCTGGGAAGAGGGCCGGGAGTTGCCCCGGCCGGTGGTGGAATTCTATTACAAGAGCGATGAGTTGGGGGATCCGCTCATCAACGAGTCCCACATCGCCGTCCTCGGGGTGGCCACCCCGGAGCAACTTGATGATATCACCACCCAAGCGCTGAAAATCAACGAGATCCTCACGGCGTATCTGAGGGCGCGGAACATCCTGCTGGTGGATTTCAAGCTGGAGTTTGGGCTGGACGCCGAGGGCCGGGTGCTTTTGGCGGATGAGATTTCGCCGGACACCTGCCGGTTCTGGGATGCCACCACCCGGGAGAAGCTCGACAAAGACCGGTTTCGCCGGGATCTGGGCGGGGTTGAGGAAGCTTACGAAGAAGTTCTTCACCGGCTGGGAGGTCAATGA
- the purH gene encoding bifunctional phosphoribosylaminoimidazolecarboxamide formyltransferase/IMP cyclohydrolase, producing the protein MRRALISVSDKTGIVELGQKLAAAGVEILSTGGTSRVLREAGVAVKDVSDFTGFPEILDGRVKTLHPRVHGGILALRDREEHRRQMEEHGLEPIDAVVVNLYPFRETVSRPGARFEEIVEQIDIGGPSLIRAAAKNHRHVAVVVDPADYDRLAEAAGGGAPLGEGDRLALAAKAFRHTAAYDAVIAGYLSDRAGERFPEQLTLTYDRVQSLRYGENPHQPAAFYREPFAGPSTLAGARQLHGKELSYNNLLDADAALHLVREFQGPTAVAVKHTNPCGVGWGETLADAFHEAYEADPVSIFGGIIAVNRPLDGETARQMKEIFLEIVIAPEFTPEALEILTTKKNLRLLEIPGLLEPVREGVSARTVSGGLLVQGTDVAPVVPDSWRPVTKRIPSGAELEQMALAWRVVKHVKSNAIVLVHGRRTVGVGAGQMNRVGSARIAIAQAGELARGSVMASDAFFPMSDTVEEAAKAGVTAIVQPGGSIRDEESIRAADEAGIAMVFTGMRHFRHG; encoded by the coding sequence ATGCGCAGGGCACTGATCAGCGTTTCGGATAAAACGGGTATCGTCGAACTCGGACAAAAGCTGGCGGCGGCGGGGGTGGAAATTCTCTCCACCGGCGGGACCTCCCGGGTCCTTCGGGAGGCTGGCGTGGCGGTGAAGGACGTGTCCGATTTTACCGGGTTTCCCGAGATTCTCGACGGACGGGTGAAAACTCTTCACCCGAGGGTCCACGGGGGCATCTTGGCCTTGCGGGACCGGGAGGAGCACCGCCGGCAGATGGAGGAGCACGGGCTGGAGCCCATCGATGCCGTGGTGGTGAACCTGTATCCGTTTCGGGAGACGGTGAGCCGCCCGGGGGCGCGGTTTGAGGAGATTGTCGAGCAGATTGATATCGGCGGCCCGAGCTTGATCCGGGCGGCGGCGAAAAATCACCGCCACGTGGCGGTTGTGGTGGACCCGGCGGATTATGACCGCCTGGCGGAGGCGGCCGGGGGCGGGGCGCCCCTTGGGGAGGGGGATAGGCTCGCCCTGGCGGCGAAGGCCTTCAGGCACACCGCGGCTTACGACGCGGTCATCGCCGGATACTTGAGCGACCGGGCCGGGGAGCGGTTCCCGGAGCAGCTGACGCTCACCTACGACCGGGTGCAGAGTCTGCGGTACGGGGAGAATCCTCATCAGCCGGCGGCCTTTTATCGGGAGCCCTTCGCCGGGCCGTCGACCTTGGCGGGGGCTCGCCAGCTTCACGGGAAGGAACTTTCCTATAATAATCTGCTCGATGCCGATGCGGCCCTGCATCTGGTGCGGGAGTTCCAAGGGCCGACGGCGGTGGCGGTGAAACACACGAATCCCTGCGGCGTGGGGTGGGGAGAGACCCTGGCCGATGCTTTTCACGAGGCCTACGAGGCCGATCCCGTGTCGATTTTCGGCGGGATCATCGCCGTAAACCGCCCGCTGGACGGGGAGACCGCCCGGCAGATGAAGGAGATTTTTCTCGAGATCGTGATCGCTCCGGAGTTTACCCCCGAGGCATTGGAGATTTTGACGACGAAGAAAAATCTGCGCTTGTTGGAAATCCCGGGGCTTCTCGAGCCAGTGCGGGAGGGGGTATCGGCCCGAACGGTTTCCGGGGGGCTTTTGGTCCAGGGGACGGATGTGGCGCCGGTGGTGCCGGACAGCTGGCGGCCGGTGACAAAACGCATCCCGTCTGGAGCGGAACTGGAGCAGATGGCTCTGGCCTGGCGAGTGGTGAAGCATGTAAAATCGAACGCTATCGTGCTGGTGCACGGTCGGCGGACGGTGGGGGTCGGGGCTGGCCAAATGAACCGGGTGGGTTCGGCCCGGATCGCCATTGCGCAAGCCGGGGAGTTGGCCAGAGGGTCGGTGATGGCGTCGGACGCCTTCTTCCCGATGTCCGATACGGTGGAGGAGGCGGCCAAGGCCGGGGTGACGGCCATTGTGCAACCCGGGGGCAGCATCCGGGATGAGGAGTCAATCCGGGCGGCGGACGAAGCGGGCATCGCCATGGTGTTCACGGGGATGCGGCATTTTCGCCACGGATGA
- the purS gene encoding phosphoribosylformylglycinamidine synthase subunit PurS has protein sequence MFRARVYVTLKASVLDPQGSAVERALHALGYEEVRGVRIGKAIDVTLEAPDEKSARERVEAMCRELLANPVMETFEIEAVEAEG, from the coding sequence ATGTTTCGGGCGCGGGTGTATGTGACCCTGAAGGCGAGCGTGTTGGATCCCCAGGGCAGCGCCGTGGAGCGGGCTTTGCACGCCCTGGGCTACGAGGAGGTCCGGGGGGTGCGGATCGGGAAGGCCATCGACGTGACCCTGGAGGCGCCGGATGAGAAGAGCGCCCGGGAGCGGGTTGAAGCCATGTGTCGGGAGCTTCTGGCGAACCCGGTGATGGAAACCTTTGAGATCGAAGCCGTTGAGGCGGAGGGATGA
- the purM gene encoding phosphoribosylformylglycinamidine cyclo-ligase, with protein MSEAYRKAGVDIAAADRSVARMKRHVESTRRSEVWGAFGGFGGGFALDMARYKEPVLVSGTDGVGTKLLVARAVGRHDTVGIDCVAMCVNDIVVHGAEPLFFLDYLAVGRVDPDQVEAVVSGVAAGCREAGCALIGGETAEMPGMYAPGDYDLAGFAVGVVERARFVDGSRVRPGDVVIGLPSAGLHSNGFSLARKIVFEDAGLSVEDELPECGATVGEVLLAPTRIYVRAILALLERVDVRGMAHITGGGLLDNVIRTLPEGCRAVLDATAWEEPPVFAALRRLAVESPTAEDLYQTWNMGIGFVCMIAQEDVDRTMAVLKENGGRPVQIGRVEAGDRSVVIRTPHAASGVVMRRAETGVAVDKSDEASGGGPGGAHRPEGGGGV; from the coding sequence ATGAGCGAGGCGTATCGCAAGGCAGGGGTGGACATCGCCGCGGCCGACCGGTCGGTGGCCAGGATGAAGCGCCACGTGGAGAGCACCCGGCGGTCCGAGGTCTGGGGGGCTTTTGGCGGGTTCGGGGGAGGCTTTGCCCTGGATATGGCTCGGTACAAGGAGCCGGTGCTGGTCTCGGGTACCGACGGGGTGGGGACGAAACTTTTGGTCGCCCGGGCGGTGGGAAGGCACGATACTGTGGGGATCGACTGTGTGGCCATGTGCGTGAACGACATCGTCGTTCACGGGGCGGAGCCCCTGTTTTTTTTGGACTACCTCGCCGTGGGCCGGGTGGATCCGGACCAGGTCGAGGCGGTGGTCTCGGGGGTGGCCGCCGGCTGTCGGGAGGCCGGGTGTGCCCTCATCGGGGGCGAGACGGCGGAGATGCCCGGCATGTATGCGCCGGGGGACTATGATTTGGCCGGATTTGCCGTGGGGGTCGTGGAGAGGGCGAGGTTTGTGGACGGTTCTCGGGTGCGCCCCGGGGATGTGGTGATCGGCTTGCCTTCCGCCGGGCTGCATTCAAACGGGTTCTCCCTGGCCCGCAAAATCGTGTTTGAAGATGCGGGGTTGTCGGTGGAGGATGAGTTGCCCGAGTGCGGGGCCACCGTCGGAGAGGTGTTGCTTGCCCCCACCCGGATCTATGTACGGGCGATTCTCGCTCTGCTTGAACGGGTGGATGTGCGGGGGATGGCGCACATTACCGGGGGCGGGTTGCTTGATAACGTGATCCGGACGCTGCCGGAGGGGTGTCGGGCGGTGCTCGACGCCACGGCCTGGGAGGAGCCGCCGGTGTTCGCGGCGCTCAGGCGGCTGGCGGTGGAGTCGCCCACGGCGGAAGATTTATACCAGACGTGGAACATGGGGATCGGGTTTGTGTGTATGATCGCCCAGGAGGATGTGGATCGGACGATGGCCGTTTTGAAGGAAAACGGAGGACGACCTGTGCAGATCGGTCGGGTGGAAGCCGGAGACCGGAGCGTGGTGATCCGCACGCCCCACGCCGCATCGGGGGTCGTGATGCGGCGGGCGGAGACCGGGGTGGCCGTTGATAAGAGCGACGAGGCTTCGGGCGGCGGGCCCGGGGGAGCCCATCGTCCGGAAGGGGGCGGGGGCGTATGA